One region of Salvia miltiorrhiza cultivar Shanhuang (shh) chromosome 3, IMPLAD_Smil_shh, whole genome shotgun sequence genomic DNA includes:
- the LOC131016843 gene encoding putative late blight resistance protein homolog R1B-14 produces MSNVAMEAEDVIELYMTEKIHYNIRYTHWVAELRRIKFIFQLRRVRDQMDSIAGEVVQIKNSIIIKDAQLDGYVGASSSSSQGAEAGKTNMVGLKVDLMEIMSRLCGDSRELQILPITGMGGIGKTTLARNSYDHPFSMVHFQIRVWVTISQDYSEQRILSNLLDSLKEFDRERGNISMAVKVYQILVGRRFLIVMDDIWSAKVLDDIRKLFPDNNNGSRILLTTRLADVAAYANSSMPSHELHLMDSDQSWNLLREKVFGRQDSVAPELETIGREIARSCGGLPLAVVVVAGILSTVSMTRTLWKEIAKNIKSYILATTDGQVEKILSLSYNHLPHHLRPCFLYMGGFPEDHEIKVKNLIRLWIAEGFVKRPVASKSFEEIAEEYLEDLIRRSIIIVSNNKSNGKTKNCRLHDLLRDLCTKKSQEEKFLVHVKGRKLLTSMKDERRIRISQSDETESFANVFSSTIRTILYFKYELVSFGSFRLLRVLDVLRVGFQSRFLPDQFFELYHLRYLAFCYVGHIPRAISNLQCLQTLIVKNTFDLPREIWNMPQLRHLITLGYWCELDELSIATLALENLQTLGTVRNLKCSLSIVNMIPNLKKLSLICSWDFEALLLHNLMHLRRLENLNLVLESSYEYTGVPNLVLPSSLKKLALIGWGRNGHHLKIVCPLPNLEVLKLRKFDFKEQEWTVGDHDFPKLRFLLIDDSNLKQWNTDGSHFPLLEHLLIHYCRRLREIPDSMGEIPTLKLVEVKRCEKSLADSVKLIQEEQQNYGDDFFEVRCINC; encoded by the coding sequence ATGAGTAATGTAGCAATGGAGGCGGAAGATGTTATTGAATTGTATATGACGGAAAAAATCCACTACAATATTCGATATACCCACTGGGTTGCAGAACTAAGAAGaatcaagtttatattccaGTTGCGCAGAGTAAGAGATCAAATGGATTCAATCGCCGGAGAGGTGGTGCAGATCAAAAATAGCATCATTATCAAAGATGCACAACTTGATGGTTATGTTGGGGCTAGTTCATCCTCATCACAAGGTGCAGAAGCTGGAAAAACCAATATGGTTGGCTTGAAAGTTGATTTGATGGAAATAATGAGTAGGCTTTGTGGAGATTCGCGAGAACTCCAGATCCTCCCAATAACTGGTATGGGAGGTATTGGCAAGACCACTCTTGCTAGAAATTCTTATGATCATCCATTTTCCATGGTGCATTTTCAAATTCGTGTATGGGTCACAATATCACAAGATTATAGTGAACAGAGAATTCTATCAAACCTCCTAGATTCCTTGAAAGAATTCGACAGAGAAAGGGGTAATATATCCATGGCAGTAAAAGTGTACCAAATCCTAGTAGGTAGGAGGTTTCTGATTGTAATGGATGATATTTGGAGCGCCAAGGTATTGGATGATATAAGGAAGTTATTTCCCGACAACAACAATGGGAGTCGAATTTTGTTAACCACAAGGCTGGCAGATGTTGCTGCTTATGCCAACTCCTCTATGCCTTCCCATGAGTTGCATTTGATGGATTCAGATCAGAGCTGGAATCTACTACGAGAAAAGGTGTTCGGACGCCAAGATTCCGTTGCTCCTGAATTGGAGACTATCGGAAGGGAGATTGCAAGGAGTTGTGGAGGCTTGCCCCTTGCAGTGGTGGTGGTTGCAGGAATCCTATCTACGGTGAGTATGACTCGAACATTGTGGAAGGAAATtgccaaaaatataaaatcgtATATTCTTGCCACAACAGATGGACAGGTAGAAAAGATTTTATCTCTGAGTTACAACCATTTGCCTCATCATTTGAGGCCGTGTTTCTTATACATGGGAGGATTTCCAGAAGATCACGAGATCAAAGTCAAGAACCTGATAAGGTTATGGATAGCTGAAGGCTTTGTGAAACGGCCAGTTGCATCAAAAAGCTTTGAAGAAATTGCAGAAGAGTATCTAGAGGATCTTATCAGGAGAAGTATTATTATTGTTTCCAATAATAAGTCTAATGGCAAAACAAAAAATTGCAGGCTTCATGATCTGCTACGAGATTTGTGCACAAAGAAATCACAGGAAGAAAAGTTTCTTGTCCACGTGAAGGGAAGGAAGCTGCTGACAAGCATGAAAGATGAGCGCAGGATACGCATCTCTCAATCTGATGAAACTGAATCTTTCGCCAACGTTTTTAGCTCAACCATCCGTACTATATTGTATTTCAAGTATGAACTCGTCTCTTTTGGGAGTTTTAGATTGCTCAGGGTCCTTGATGTGTTGAGAGTCGGATTTCAGTCCCGTTTTCTACCTGATCAATTTTTCGAGCTATATCATTTGAGGTACCTTGCCTTCTGCTACGTGGGTCATATTCCTAGAGCAATATCAAACCTTCAGTGTCTTCAAACCTTAATCGTGAAAAATACTTTTGATTTGCCGCGTGAAATTTGGAATATGCCGCAGTTAAGACATCTCATTACTCTTGGTTATTGGTGTGAGTTAGATGAGCTCAGTATTGCCACTTTAGCTCTAGAAAATCTGCAAACACTTGGGACAGTGCGCAATCTCAAATGTTCTTTAAGTATCGTCAACATGATACCCAATCTTAAGAAACTGTCCCTCATTTGTTCTTGGGATTTCGAAGCCTTACTTTTACACAATCTGATGCATCTGCGTCGACTTGAAAACTTGAACTTGGTACTTGAAAGTTCGTATGAATATACTGGTGTCCCTAATCTTGTTCTTCCTAGCTCGCTGAAGAAGTTAGCCCTGATCGGTTGGGGTCGCAACGGCCATCACCTCAAGATTGTCTGCCCGTTGCCGAATCTTGAAGTGCTCAAACTGAGAAAATTCGATTTTAAGGAACAAGAGTGGACAGTTGGTGATCATGATTTCCCAAAGCTGCGATTTCTACTCATTGATGATTCAAATCTCAAGCAATGGAACACTGACGGCAGCCACTTTCCGTTGCTCGAACACCTACTGATTCATTATTGCCGACGTCTGAGGGAAATTCCAGATAGTATGGGAGAAATTCCGACACTGAAGTTGGTTGAGGTCAAGAGATGTGAGAAATCCCTAGCGGACTCTGTCAAATTAATACAAGAAGAGCAACAAAATTATGGAGATGATTTTTTTGAAGTTCGTTGTATTAACTGTTAG
- the LOC131018150 gene encoding inactive disease susceptibility protein LOV1-like — translation MEAEDVIELYMMEKIHYNIRYTHWIAELRRITFIFQLRRIENQMDSIAGEVVEIKNSIITIKDAELDDSVGTSSSSSQGAEAGKIDMVGLNEDFLEIKAWLCGDSRQLQILPITGMGGIGKTTLARNAYDDPLIMEHFQIRVWVTITQC, via the coding sequence ATGGAGGCAGAAGATGTTATCGAATTGTATATGATGGAAAAAATCCACTACAATATTCGATATACCCACTGGATTGCAGAACTAAGAAGAATCACGTTTATATTCCAGTTGCGCAGAATAGAAAATCAAATGGATTCAATCGCCGGAGAGGTGGTGGAGATCAAAAATAGCATCATCACCATCAAAGATGCAGAACTTGATGACTCTGTTGGGACTAGTTCATCCTCATCTCAGGGTGCAGAAGCTGGCAAAATCGATATGGTTGGCTTGAACGAAGATTTTCTAGAAATAAAGGCTTGGCTTTGTGGAGATTCGCGACAACTCCAAATCCTCCCAATAACTGGTATGGGAGGAATTGGCAAGACGACTCTTGCTAGAAATGCTTATGATGATCCATTAATCATGGAGCATTTTCAGATTCGTGTTTGGGTCACTATAACACAATGTTAA